TTCCCAGGCGAGCCGCTTGTTGACGGTGACGTTCGTGCGTTTCTAAATCGAACGGATGATGAGAGTCGATGCCCGGAACGTTCCGATATTCAGCGCCGCAGCGATAACATTTTAACTGATTGCCGACGACCAATAACAACAGCATGTCCAACAGGGCCGAACCAAACAAAATGACAAATGTCAGGATCACTTGATGGTAATACCAAGTCACGCAGCTCAGTCCGATGCCGACGGCGACAATCAAAACGCCGAGCCATTGCGGAAAGTCTTTCCGCACGTATAACTCGCGGCTAGGGCAGACCATGCAGCGCGATAAGCGCTCGTCTTGGATCGCATCGTTCGGTACGCGCGTTTCCGCCTGGCAATGCGGACAGGTCAACTGTTCGCAGTTTTCTTCAACGGCGACGCGCCCAGGGGCTTCGCACTTTGGACAGATGTAATCAATCTTCATCGCAGCCAGATCCCCTTCAGCTGGGGCGATTTCGACGTAAACTCTCTATATCATAAGGGATAGGGCAAGCCCCGTGATAGTAGCTGCGACGAGAGTTCCCCCAAGAAGACGCAGATCACGGCTACGTAAAGTATGCCGGTTGCGCTTTGCGTATTCGGGATTTTCAGCGTTTGCCACGTCATGGCCGCCAAAACCCAAACGGCGACAAACCCCCACAGCCAGCGCAGAGCGAGAAAAGTTCCCCCCAAAGCGTCCAGTTGCGGCCACTGCCGCACGTCTCCCCACGCGCACAACAGACACCGCAACAGCGCGGCGACCACCGCCAATAAGACCAGCCGATTGAGCGGAGCCAGTTTCATGCCGGGATTGTTCAGGTACCAATGCCCCAGCAGCATCGCCAACGTGACGCTTCCCAGCAGCAAGCCGCCGGTCACAAAATCAACCGCGCCGGCCACTTGGTCTGCGCCGGTCACCGCCATGCTTCCGGCGACCCCGCAGAGTATGGTGAAAATCGCGATTCCGATCTTGCCGGCCAACGCATATTCGTAAAGCCACAAAACCGCCGCGACATAGCTGGCCACGGCCGCCGATATCGCAGCGCCGTAGAAGTAGAAGCTCGAGACCGCTTCGATCGGGCCGATCGTGGTTCCTGCTGCGGCGGCTCCGGCGGTCAATCCAAGTCCAATCCAGAGGTGAACCCGATAGAATCCGGCGTCAACTTGTCGACTGGAGGTCACCAACATGGCGACTCCCAAACCAAATGCAAGCCGCAAGAGAAATTGAATGAGTACGTCCACGTCGAACCCCTGGCGTCAATCGAGCGTTCGCATCGTAAGCGGCCGCTACGGCAGCGTCAATTGGCGCTTGCTGGCAAGGGAAACGGTGGACGCCCTATCGAATGCGGATCGATGTCCGTGTCCGATAGCCAACGGATCAGTTGCTCGCCTCGACGAATCGGGTTGGTTTCGGCCAGCAATTGTTGTTTCAGACGCAGCGGCCACGGCAAAGCATAGGCGGTGGCGTCGGTCATGACTTCGAGAGAAGGAGAAGTTCCGAGCGAAGGTTGCTCGAACATTTGCGAAAATTCCGTCTTAGCGAGCGCCCTCTTCAGTCGAGTTGCGACTTCGCTTGACTCGTTGGTTCCACCAGCGGCGGAGCCGAGCAAATCTTGAACCTGCGCTGTGCGATAAGACGACACGGACGGAATCTCATACAAAATCCGCGCACGCTGCATGCCGCGCATCAGAATGTTCGACGTTCCGTCGTCGTGCGTTTCACAGGCGACAATCTCGCCGACGCATACGACCTCATGCAACGCGGGACTCTGATCGTATTGTGGTTGCCAGCCGCGTCGCAACAGGGCCATCGCAATCTGGCCGTCATCTTCCTTCGCTTGCTCCAGCAATTCTCGATATCGCGGCTCAAAGATAAAGAGCGGCTGCAACACGCCTGGAAAAAGGACCAGATTGGGCAAAGGAAAGAGTCGAATTGGATACGAAGTCAACGAAGCCATAACCCAGAGCCAAAAAAACAACGAAGTGACGAACAAACCCTAGTTTAGTCGGGATTTTCGGAGTTGGGCTCGTCGATTGCGGCGGAATGGCGTAAATCAGGAATCTTCTCGACGTCGATCACCCCAACAGGGTAGGTCTCGGTGCTCGCGACGATCTCGCGGCAACAGTTCTCCATCTCTGTAAACAGCAGTTCCAAATCGAGCCCCAAATATTCGGGACGGTATTTACCCAGATAGTTGCGGCTGGAATGGAATAGCTTGACCGCGCCGCGCGTATTCTCGTTGACAAAATGGTGCAAGCAAACCGCGGTCTGAATCAACCCTTGATAGAACTCGCGAACTTCACCGGACGAATCGGCCCACAATTCTTCCCAGACATCGTGCGCCTCGAAATATTCGCAATCGTTGAACAGGCGAATCCCTTCGAGATAGCGTGGATCGTACTCGACCGAATCGTTCACGGGATTGGCTTTCTAGAGATCAGGGGGACGACGGCGTCCCGTTCTCAACCGAAACGTTGGCTCGTTGCGCGGACAAGTAAGTCGCCAGATCGTAAAATTCGCTCTCTTGCAGCGCATCGGCGACGTTGTCCGGCATCAGCGATAAGCGACTGGAGCGTCTCTCCTCGATCTCGTCAACGGCGATGATTCGCTCTTTACCAAGCGAATCGACCACCGCCAACTTCTCGGCGTTCTCGCTGCGGACCAGTCCGGTGAGGACTTCGCCGCTGACCAGTCGCAAGATCGACGTGCGAAACGCCTGATCCACATTTTGGTTGGGCAACAGAACATCTTCCAGCACGCGTTCTACTCCGCGATTGCCAATTCCGTCAAGTTGCGGCCCCACGAGCGCCCCCTCTCCCGAAATTTGATGACATGCGGCGCAATGCTTTTTAAACATCGCCGCCCCCTTCGCGAGATCGCCGGTCGACTGCTGCAGGCCGGCGATTCGCTGGGTCAGCAGTTCTTGACGCGCGGTATCGGCGGCCAGTGAACTGACATCCACTTTTTCGACCAGCATCTGCAACGTGTCGTCGGCATGCAGTCGTAATTTTTCACGCAGCGACACGTCGGCCAACAGCGCCGCCGGCAGCTTGCCTTCATCGACCAGTTGCAGCAGCAATTTGGCGCCGATCACAGTCGATCCCAACTCGTCCGCCAGCTTCCGGCTGCTGGAAAAATCAAAATAGGTCGCCGCCTGACGATAGACCTCCAGGGCGTCAGCTGCTTCCGGATTGCAGATAGTGTCGACCAGCCGAACGTCGATCGCAGCAGGCCAAATGCCGGCGCCTACACGTGCGGCCAAAGGGCGATAGATCACCGCCGCGCCGCGGCTAGTCAATTGAATCGCCAACGGACGTTGCAATTGCGGTTCTTCCGTCTTCAGGATCAAGCGTCGAATCACTGCTTGATCGGCCTTGTCTCGCAGTGAAGCGGCGAGTTCCGCAAAGGCGGTCAGCACTACAAATCGTTCCGCAGGCGAAGTCTCCGGCAGTTGCATCTCCTGCGAATCAAGATCGCCCAGCGCGATCCAGGCATACGAACCGCCACGATCTTGATCGACCACTTCCAAATATCCCAGCTGACCGGCGTACGGTTTCAAATCCCACGCGACGCGGGTCGCGATGTCGGTTCGCGGCGCGTCTACTTTCGCGACGACTTCGCCGGTCGCCAGGCGAAGTTGGACAAAATTTTCTCCCTGCGCTGGTTCGCGAGGAAAACGATTGTGACCGGCGACGCGAAACGAGAACGTCTCTGGCAATTCAAACTGCGGCCCGCGTAAACGCCCACTTTTCTGCTCGCCGCCGGGGAGACTCGAAAGCATCCGATGCGGTTTGCCTGCTTCGTCTATGCGCGTCTCGAAATTCCAAGGAGGCGCCGTCGCTTCTTGATCAGGCGGCGACGCAAAGCTCCAAGCCGACGAATTTTCGTCGATCTCTTCTTCCAGTCGCTCGAGCAATTGATTCACGGTTTGGACCAATCGGGCAGGGATCTCGCCGCGGGCGGCTGCGCCTTGCGTGATCGGCAACAAGACCCGCAACTGGGTCGCCAGATCTGGCGGCAAATCGGCAGTCACGACATCGATCAAAGTAGTGATCGCCGCCGGCGACGCATATTGGCTCGCGTTTTCCAGCGCCTGGCTGGAAAAATCGCGCTGCAGTCGAATGGTCGGCCAGTGCGTCAATAAGAAGTCGGCGCCTTGTGGAGAGCGTGACGCGATCGCGATTTCAGAGAGGAGCAATATTTCAATTTTCACCCATTCAACGCTGGACAGCGACGCCATGACCTCTGCATCGCGAAAGTGCTCTCGCAGTGCAATCCGCGCCGTCATCGCTAGATGACTGTCATCCTTTCGTATCCCCTTCCACAGGCTTAGCAGTGGCCTGACATTTTCGAGATGAGGGTGTCGTCCCAGCGCATCGGCCGCCGCACGAGCGACGAACGCATCTTGATCTTGCAAACTGGCGATCGCCAATTGGCGATGCGCGTCAGTCCAAACGGCGAGACCAACTTCGCCGAGAATGCGCATCGCATGGACGCGCACGAGTGGATCCTGATCCTCGGCGAGTCTCTGCAGTTCGGCAAGTTCCAGCAGCCCCAGTCTCGCCAAACACCACGCAGCATGGGCGCGAGTGACGGAATCGTCGGACTGGATCGCGTCACGCAGCGGGTCTTGGGCCTCGGCGCCAATTCGATCCACCAATTGATGCGTCGCCAACAGACGCGTCGTTAGATTGGGATCGGCCAAGCTGTCGATCAGCGCCGAAACATCGGCAGCGGCTAAATTGGGCGTCTTTTGGTGAGCGCGGTCGGCGCCCTCTCCTTCGTACGTGATTCGCCAAATGCGACCACGATGTCGATCGCGACCAGGATGTTCGAGCGGGACTTCGTAATGACCGATGATTTTGTTGTAAAAGTCGGCGACATACAAAGCGCCATCCGGTCCTAGCTGCACATCGACTGGCCGAAACCAAGGATCGGTCGATTGCACAAAGTCATCGCACGCGATCGCCTGAATGGTTGAGCCGTGATACTCCAACCGATTCCGATTGATCCGGCTGGTCATTACATTGCCGGAGAAAAAATTGCCGCGATACTCGGCCGGAAATCGATTGTCGTCATAGCGAACCACGCCGGCGATCGCGGTAGAGCCGTGCAAGTGCTCCATCATCGGCGGCACAAACCCCAGACCATCGTCGGGTCGACCGAAGCTGGGATAAAATCCCCCGCGCAACAGTTGATAGATCGGCTTGCTGTGGCAATCGGCCGTGAACAGATTCCCCCATGGATCCAGCGCCATGCCAAACGGATTGACCTGACCATGGGTAAAATGCTCGACCCGCTGACCATCGAGCCGCATTCGGTAGGTATTGCCGGAAGTCATCTCTACCCGATGACCATCAGCGCCGGCCACGCTAGTCACGTTGCTAAAACCATGACACGCATAGAGCCAGCCATCAAATCCACGGCGAAACGAATTGTTCATGCCATGAGTGTCGCGATCATAACCCATAGGGCCATACAACACGGTTCGCTCATCAGCGACGTCATCACCATCAACATCGCGTAACAGATAAATATTGGGGATGCTATAGACAACGCAACCGCCGGCAAAGGGATAGAGCCCGATCGGGATGTTCAGACCATCCGCAAAAACAATCGTCTTGTCAGCGCGACCATCTCCGTCGGTATCTTCCAAGATCTTGATCGCATCGCGTCCCGGCTGGCCAACCGGGACGGGATAGGGGTATTCCAGCGTTTCGGTCACCCAGAGTCGCCCCCGAGCGTCAAACGCCATATTCAGCGGCTTAGCGATCTGGGGCTCGGCGGCGAACAGATCCATGCGAAATCCGCTGGGGAGCGTAAACGAGGCTTGCTCGGCGGCAGGCGTCAGCGGGTCGGTCGGGCGAACGTTGCTTTGAAAAGGATCTTCCGCCCAGCAATAGGCGGAAAGCAAGAGCAACCACGCTCCCAAGGAAAGAGCAGGAGTTTTCAGCATTATTTGAGGGCCAGGAATGCCCGCGCGTCATCGTTGTTGCCTGACGCGCGGTCGGCGGTGGGAACTGGAACTAGCTCATCGCTCCCCGGATCGCGGCTCCAACCACTGAAATCAAAACAAAGGCGCCGATGCGAAGCGACCAGCAAAAGTAACAAGCGCTGGGCTTTTCGACGGTATCAAACTGCGTGTGGCAAGTTTGGCATTCCCACACCATATCACCACCCAGCGGACTGCCGCTCATCGACGGTTTTCTGCCTGACGGACTGGTGGGCCAGCGGCTTGGTTTCGACGGCGGTCGCACTTTCGGCGCCGGGGGAGTCACTTTCGGCGGAGCAGGCGAGCTCTTGGACGATCCATGCGACGGCGATTGATTCGCCCAAGGATCATAAGCCGGCGTATTGGAGGCAAGTTTTTCTGGTTCTCGCGCCGCAGGCTGAGCGGCGGGAATACTCGACTTCGCAAACTTCTCTTCAAATTCGCGAGCCAAACGGTCTCGTTCCGCCTCGAAATTGTTTTTGGGCTCCGTGCTCGACGGTGGAGGGAAAGAGCTCATCCCACTGGGCCCCATGCCCAGTCCGCTTGGTCGTCCCCGATCGCCGGGACCGGTATTCGATTCACTGGGCGTATTGTCGCTGGGAAATAGAGAGTTAGCGATCGCACCGTTGTTATCGATATTGTTGTTCTGGATACGGATCAAGATCGGGGGAAGCAGATCTCCTTCGCCGAGGATTTCCATCTGATCGTGGAGAAACCTCTGATCCATGTCGCTTAGTTTGTAGAAGTCGACGCTTTGCGCTTTGTTTCCTTGCAGCAGAATCACGTTCCCCTCAAAGATCCGCACAAACTTCGCCTTGATCCGATTTCCTTGGTTATCGGTCCAATAGCGAGTGCGTGCTAGTTCGCGACGTGCTTCCGCTTCTGAAGCATCCTTCTCTCCCGGCAGCAACTCTTTCTGCTTGTCCTGCATCCCTTCGCCATCGGAGGGCGAAGCGGCGGAGGCAAAAGGGTTCGACTGGAAAGTGTCGGGAGTGATTGGTTTTGCGGTGAAGGGATTGCCCTCCGTTTTTGTGGTTTTGTCGCGCAAGTCCTTGATACGGCGTTGGTCATCGTCGCTAAATTTTGAGAACGCGACCTTGATCGTTTTGCCGTTGTCATTGCGGCGCAAAGTGACCTCGCCCGACGCGTCATAACTGACGAACTCGGCGTCGACGGATCGTCCTTCAGAATCTACCCAAATACGTGCGTGAGCCCGGCTAGAAACACTCAACAGAATCAATGTCGCCAGACAAAATGCTAACTTGATACGGCCTGACATTGGAGGCTTGCCCCTGCAATATTTGATGAAAAGGAATGGATTGCCTCTCCTCCCTCTCCAGCGGTAGAGAAATTCTAATCCTTTCATCGACGAGCCGTCAAGAATAATCAATTTCGAGTTGCCAATTCCTCCCAAGAATTCTCTGTTGGGGTCATCCGAGAATTAGCGTCGAGATTTCACGCGTTATGCAAGCGACGATTTGTTTTTCGGGGCATAATAGAAGCTTCTCTGCACCTTTTTGATTTGCCTGCGAACCTTCTCTTTGAATGTGCCTATGGACGTCGCGACGCTCGCTAAAAAAATCATCGCCAATTCGGAACGAGTCATCATGGGAAAGCGACAACAGATCGTCTTCTCGCTGGTCGCCTGGTTCGCCGAAGGGCATGTTCTGATGGAAGACGTGCCTGGCGTCGCCAAAACGATGCTTGCCCGAACCTTGGCCAAAAGCGTCGGTTGCAGTTTAAAGCGGGTTCAATGCACGCCTGACTTGCTGCCGACCGATGTAACCGGCGCTTCGATCTTCAATCAGAAGACGAACGAGTTTCAGTTTCGCCCTGGTCCGATCTTCGCCAACATCGTGCTGGCCGACGAAATCAATCGGACGACTCCGCGCACTCAGGCCGCTTTGCTGGAAGCGATGGCCGAGTCGCGCGTCACGGTCGACGGAACCACCCATACGCTCGCGCCTCCTTTTCTGGTGATCGCGACGCAAAATCCGATCGATCATGAAGGGACGTTTCCACTGCCCGAGGCGCAGCTCGATCGTTTTCTGATGAAGTTCAGCCTTGGTTATCCCAACATGGATGACGAACTGAAAATGTTGGGAGCGCTGGAGAGCGGCAATCCGTTAGACGCAATTGGCCCGGTCGTTTCGGCCGAAGAGTTGGTCGCTTGTCAAAAAGCGGTTCGCACGATTCATATTGACGAGAAAGTTCGTCGCTACATTTTGGAAATCGTCCATCAATCGCGCAAGCATGAGCATCTGGCGCTTGGCGGCAGCCCGCGTGCTTCGATAGCGTTGTTCCGCGCCTCGCAAGCGCTGGCGGCGATCTTGGGGCGCAAATTTGTTTCGCCAGACGATGTGAAACGAATTCTGGCGCCGGTGATGACGCATCGCATGATCTTGCGTCCCGAAAGCCGGTTGCGAAAAGTCTCTGCCGCCGACGTATTGGAAGAAATTGTCAGCGCCGTGCCGGCCCCGGTCTTGGATGTGGAGGCCCGAGTTTAGTGCGCTGGTTTGTCGGCGCCATCACGATTCTCGTCATCTCCTCCCTGTTTGGGTTGAGTTTGCTCGTCTATTCGATGTACGCGCTGCTGGCGATCATGGTCGCCAGTCGCATGTTGACGCGCTACTGGGCTCAACATTTGTCGGTCAGACGCACGATCAACCGACTGGAAGTCGACGAAGGCGAATCGATCGCGGTCCAAGTGACGGTCACCAATTCGGGCACATTGCCGATTCCGTGGCTGTTGATCGAAGACGTTTTGCCGCGCCGCGCGACGATGCATCGCCCCCCTGCCCTGGAAACCAACGGCGATCGAATCACGCTCGCGTCGCTTGCGCCGCGCAAATCAAAGTCGTTCTACTATCAACTGCGCTGCAATCGCCGCGGCTATTTTCCGATTGGTCCCGCGATGCTGGAGACCGGCGATTTGTTCGGGCTCTATCGCCTATTTCGCGTCTTGGCGCCGCCCGATTATCTGCTGGTCTTGCCGAAGGTCATTCCGCTCGACGGGTTTGATATCGCGTCACGACGACCGATGGGCGAAATCAAAATGTCGCATCGACTCTTTGAAGACCCGACCCGCATCGCCGGCGTTCGCGCCTACCAAGCCGGCGATCCGATCAACCGCGTCAACTGGGCTGCGACTGCACGGACCGGCGTCTTGCACAGCAAAGTCTACGAACCTTCAAGCATCGCCGGCGCAACGATCTTGTTCGATTTTCATCAGGAGAGCTTCGACGCTAAGCATGAGCCGATTCGCTCTGAAATGGCGATCACGTTGGCGGTTGCGATCGCCGGCGCCGTTCAAGAGACGGGACAGCAAATCGGCCTGGTCACCAACGCTCGAGACGCCGCCGAGCGGTTGAAACGCGAAACGAACCAAGCGAAAGAAGTCAAAAGTCGCGCCGACGCCCGCAGCGCCGCGGTCGCCGAGCAAGGCAATGACCACC
The nucleotide sequence above comes from Blastopirellula sp. J2-11. Encoded proteins:
- a CDS encoding SHD1 domain-containing protein — translated: MSGRIKLAFCLATLILLSVSSRAHARIWVDSEGRSVDAEFVSYDASGEVTLRRNDNGKTIKVAFSKFSDDDQRRIKDLRDKTTKTEGNPFTAKPITPDTFQSNPFASAASPSDGEGMQDKQKELLPGEKDASEAEARRELARTRYWTDNQGNRIKAKFVRIFEGNVILLQGNKAQSVDFYKLSDMDQRFLHDQMEILGEGDLLPPILIRIQNNNIDNNGAIANSLFPSDNTPSESNTGPGDRGRPSGLGMGPSGMSSFPPPSSTEPKNNFEAERDRLAREFEEKFAKSSIPAAQPAAREPEKLASNTPAYDPWANQSPSHGSSKSSPAPPKVTPPAPKVRPPSKPSRWPTSPSGRKPSMSGSPLGGDMVWECQTCHTQFDTVEKPSACYFCWSLRIGAFVLISVVGAAIRGAMS
- a CDS encoding PVC-type heme-binding CxxCH protein, with amino-acid sequence MLKTPALSLGAWLLLLSAYCWAEDPFQSNVRPTDPLTPAAEQASFTLPSGFRMDLFAAEPQIAKPLNMAFDARGRLWVTETLEYPYPVPVGQPGRDAIKILEDTDGDGRADKTIVFADGLNIPIGLYPFAGGCVVYSIPNIYLLRDVDGDDVADERTVLYGPMGYDRDTHGMNNSFRRGFDGWLYACHGFSNVTSVAGADGHRVEMTSGNTYRMRLDGQRVEHFTHGQVNPFGMALDPWGNLFTADCHSKPIYQLLRGGFYPSFGRPDDGLGFVPPMMEHLHGSTAIAGVVRYDDNRFPAEYRGNFFSGNVMTSRINRNRLEYHGSTIQAIACDDFVQSTDPWFRPVDVQLGPDGALYVADFYNKIIGHYEVPLEHPGRDRHRGRIWRITYEGEGADRAHQKTPNLAAADVSALIDSLADPNLTTRLLATHQLVDRIGAEAQDPLRDAIQSDDSVTRAHAAWCLARLGLLELAELQRLAEDQDPLVRVHAMRILGEVGLAVWTDAHRQLAIASLQDQDAFVARAAADALGRHPHLENVRPLLSLWKGIRKDDSHLAMTARIALREHFRDAEVMASLSSVEWVKIEILLLSEIAIASRSPQGADFLLTHWPTIRLQRDFSSQALENASQYASPAAITTLIDVVTADLPPDLATQLRVLLPITQGAAARGEIPARLVQTVNQLLERLEEEIDENSSAWSFASPPDQEATAPPWNFETRIDEAGKPHRMLSSLPGGEQKSGRLRGPQFELPETFSFRVAGHNRFPREPAQGENFVQLRLATGEVVAKVDAPRTDIATRVAWDLKPYAGQLGYLEVVDQDRGGSYAWIALGDLDSQEMQLPETSPAERFVVLTAFAELAASLRDKADQAVIRRLILKTEEPQLQRPLAIQLTSRGAAVIYRPLAARVGAGIWPAAIDVRLVDTICNPEAADALEVYRQAATYFDFSSSRKLADELGSTVIGAKLLLQLVDEGKLPAALLADVSLREKLRLHADDTLQMLVEKVDVSSLAADTARQELLTQRIAGLQQSTGDLAKGAAMFKKHCAACHQISGEGALVGPQLDGIGNRGVERVLEDVLLPNQNVDQAFRTSILRLVSGEVLTGLVRSENAEKLAVVDSLGKERIIAVDEIEERRSSRLSLMPDNVADALQESEFYDLATYLSAQRANVSVENGTPSSP
- a CDS encoding DUF58 domain-containing protein codes for the protein MRWFVGAITILVISSLFGLSLLVYSMYALLAIMVASRMLTRYWAQHLSVRRTINRLEVDEGESIAVQVTVTNSGTLPIPWLLIEDVLPRRATMHRPPALETNGDRITLASLAPRKSKSFYYQLRCNRRGYFPIGPAMLETGDLFGLYRLFRVLAPPDYLLVLPKVIPLDGFDIASRRPMGEIKMSHRLFEDPTRIAGVRAYQAGDPINRVNWAATARTGVLHSKVYEPSSIAGATILFDFHQESFDAKHEPIRSEMAITLAVAIAGAVQETGQQIGLVTNARDAAERLKRETNQAKEVKSRADARSAAVAEQGNDHLKPQVVSTRRGGEQLTLIRKLLARAERTDGLTLPELIAESVSRIPRDATVIAILTETTDETALALGNLRRAGFTVTAIVNIFDEYEFAQAAGKLLSEGIRCRQLYNLENISSICQEQAFSWF
- a CDS encoding AAA family ATPase, whose protein sequence is MDVATLAKKIIANSERVIMGKRQQIVFSLVAWFAEGHVLMEDVPGVAKTMLARTLAKSVGCSLKRVQCTPDLLPTDVTGASIFNQKTNEFQFRPGPIFANIVLADEINRTTPRTQAALLEAMAESRVTVDGTTHTLAPPFLVIATQNPIDHEGTFPLPEAQLDRFLMKFSLGYPNMDDELKMLGALESGNPLDAIGPVVSAEELVACQKAVRTIHIDEKVRRYILEIVHQSRKHEHLALGGSPRASIALFRASQALAAILGRKFVSPDDVKRILAPVMTHRMILRPESRLRKVSAADVLEEIVSAVPAPVLDVEARV
- a CDS encoding LON peptidase substrate-binding domain-containing protein; the encoded protein is MASLTSYPIRLFPLPNLVLFPGVLQPLFIFEPRYRELLEQAKEDDGQIAMALLRRGWQPQYDQSPALHEVVCVGEIVACETHDDGTSNILMRGMQRARILYEIPSVSSYRTAQVQDLLGSAAGGTNESSEVATRLKRALAKTEFSQMFEQPSLGTSPSLEVMTDATAYALPWPLRLKQQLLAETNPIRRGEQLIRWLSDTDIDPHSIGRPPFPLPASAN
- a CDS encoding DUF309 domain-containing protein, encoding MNDSVEYDPRYLEGIRLFNDCEYFEAHDVWEELWADSSGEVREFYQGLIQTAVCLHHFVNENTRGAVKLFHSSRNYLGKYRPEYLGLDLELLFTEMENCCREIVASTETYPVGVIDVEKIPDLRHSAAIDEPNSENPD